The DNA segment aaaaaaagaaaaagaaatacacaCTTGGTCACTTACTGGGTATATTCAATATTGATTTTAACATGAGGGAAGCGTGCAATAGCTGCAAATGCATCATTTGACATGAGGAGGGTGTTGGGACATGGTGACCTTGAACAGGAATCTACCACTTTAACATCGATGCTACCACCTTTGCATGGCCTATTGTTTCCACTCACACACCTTATTCTGTATCTCCTTCCACACGCTGCCCCGTTATCCCATAACCCTTCATTCACCGCAACAAAtagatttccaggaggaaactGCCCTGGCCTATTCCCATCACAAGCAGTAGCTGCCAGAACATGAACAACCAATtagaagaaattaattaaacatttgattcaaataattttgtgtCGTATTTTTCCACTATAGCTATTGTACTTTCCCACGCATGCATGCAATTTAGATTTATATTACTTGATTATAGAGCATCTAGATTAgagataaattaacaaattattgaTTCAAGTGTTATTGAATTCCACTTTTTTTTGTACAGAACAACATTATTAGAAGAAAAGAtgtcattaaatataattagttaaatttttcgATAAAAATTAGTCATAGATTCGTAATTGATAAATACTCTCCACCAATTTTATgatgaaaaagaacaaaatctaGGTTGGagagaattaaaaatgaataattattgtTGACTCACGTATGTACGGTGGTCCATAAGAAGCAGCAGTGCCAACGTCTCCAACAACAAGGCTCAATTGTTTGAGCAATAGGCTAGAAAAGATTACAAAGAGGAAGAGCTTCATGATGAATTGATGATTTGGGAATCAGGACAAGATTACCCAGGCTAAGCTAGGATTAATTTTGCTTAATGGTACATCCCGTGCGCTAGCTCTCAATTTATAACCATCATGATATCTTACTGTGTCAGACTATTCATATTTATCACAATGTCATTATATcattaaaacaatgaaaataataattacttttaggAATATCATATGGCACATTCACGGTTCAAATAATTTAGAGTTCTATATGAGCTTTATGGGATTTTTATGGCATGTTCGTAGCACATCCCATTTGACTCTGCCTAGTGGTAAACTCACTCCCACTGGATCACGATAACAcacattaaaaataacaaatgagCCGATTCTATGTGA comes from the Glycine soja cultivar W05 chromosome 6, ASM419377v2, whole genome shotgun sequence genome and includes:
- the LOC114414992 gene encoding EG45-like domain containing protein 2 translates to MKLFLFVIFSSLLLKQLSLVVGDVGTAASYGPPYIPTACDGNRPGQFPPGNLFVAVNEGLWDNGAACGRRYRIRCVSGNNRPCKGGSIDVKVVDSCSRSPCPNTLLMSNDAFAAIARFPHVKINIEYTQI